In the genome of Sphingomonas naphthae, one region contains:
- a CDS encoding 2-oxo acid dehydrogenase subunit E2, which produces MNQPIADDIVAQLEALGIRRDTYALKPTPRIQKFIAQRLGEAAREVPSFPLTMHVRLDALLAARKGWNAGHDARVSVNDLLVKASAASLMALPAVNSSFTPVGLVAHRHADISIAVATDGGLMTPIVRAADTKSVTDISAETRDLAARARIGRLQPDDYVGGTFTVSNLGMFGVSSFGSIINPPQSAILSVGAAEERVVSRGGGFVAETMMTLTMTCDHRIIDGATGARWLADLRDRLEAPDALFG; this is translated from the coding sequence ATGAACCAGCCGATCGCCGACGATATCGTCGCCCAGCTCGAAGCCCTCGGCATCCGCCGCGACACCTATGCGCTGAAGCCCACGCCCCGCATCCAGAAGTTCATCGCCCAGCGGCTGGGCGAGGCCGCGCGCGAGGTGCCGTCCTTTCCGCTGACGATGCACGTCCGGCTCGACGCGCTGCTGGCGGCGCGCAAGGGCTGGAATGCCGGGCATGACGCGCGCGTCTCGGTCAACGACCTGCTCGTCAAGGCGAGCGCCGCGTCGCTGATGGCGCTGCCGGCGGTCAATTCCAGCTTCACGCCGGTCGGGCTGGTCGCGCACCGTCACGCCGACATCTCGATCGCGGTGGCGACCGACGGCGGGCTGATGACGCCGATCGTGCGCGCCGCCGACACCAAGAGCGTGACCGACATCTCCGCCGAGACCCGCGACCTGGCCGCCCGCGCGCGGATCGGCCGGCTCCAGCCCGACGATTATGTCGGCGGCACCTTCACCGTCTCCAACCTCGGCATGTTCGGCGTGTCGAGCTTCGGCTCGATCATCAATCCGCCCCAGTCGGCCATCCTGTCGGTCGGCGCGGCGGAGGAGCGGGTGGTGTCGCGCGGCGGCGGTTTCGTGGCCGAGACGATGATGACGCTGACGATGACCTGCGACCATCGCATCATCGACGGCGCGACCGGCGCCCGCTGGCTGGCCGACCTGCGCGACCGGCTGGAAGCGCCCGACGCCTTGTTCGGCTGA